Proteins encoded together in one Chloroflexota bacterium window:
- a CDS encoding tyrosine phenol-lyase — protein sequence MPRTVKTMGQQFGRRSWAEPWKIKMVEPIRMLSREEREQALKEAGYNTFLLRSEDVYIDLLTDSGTGAMSDRQWAGIMLGDEAYAGSRNFYHLEEAVQTYYGYRYVVPTHQGRGAEHLLSQAVIKPGQYVPGNMYFTTTRLHQELAGGIFEDVIIDEAHDPTNLHPFKGNVDLDKLEALIKRVGAENIAYVSLAGTVNMAGGQPVSMGNVRALRELCDRYGIRIYLDATRMVENAFFIQEREEGYADKSIAEILKEFCSYTDGAWMSAKKDNLVNIGGWLAVNDPELFDTLRNMVVIYEGLHTYGGMSGRDMEALAIGIQEAVQDDYVRARVGQVRYLGDLLDNWGIPFVKPVGGHGIFLDAKGFYPHIPQDQFPAQTLAAELYRESGVRGMERGIVSAGRDPETGDHRYPALELTRLAIPRRVYTQAHMDVVAEAVKAVYDAREQTKGLRMVYEPKYLRFFQARFEPIE from the coding sequence ATGCCACGAACAGTCAAGACGATGGGGCAGCAGTTCGGGCGTCGCTCCTGGGCGGAGCCATGGAAGATCAAGATGGTGGAGCCGATCCGGATGCTCAGCAGGGAGGAGCGGGAGCAAGCGCTGAAGGAGGCCGGCTACAATACGTTCCTGCTCCGCTCCGAGGATGTGTACATCGACCTGCTCACCGACAGCGGCACTGGTGCCATGAGCGACCGGCAGTGGGCGGGGATCATGTTGGGCGATGAGGCCTACGCCGGGAGCCGCAACTTCTACCACCTGGAGGAGGCCGTACAGACTTACTACGGCTATCGCTACGTGGTGCCCACCCACCAGGGGCGGGGAGCCGAGCATCTGCTCAGCCAGGCGGTGATCAAGCCCGGCCAGTACGTGCCCGGCAACATGTACTTCACCACCACCCGCTTGCACCAGGAGCTGGCAGGCGGCATCTTCGAGGACGTCATCATCGACGAGGCCCACGATCCTACGAATTTACATCCCTTCAAGGGGAACGTGGACCTGGACAAGCTGGAGGCGCTGATCAAGCGGGTGGGGGCGGAGAACATCGCCTATGTCAGTCTGGCGGGCACGGTGAACATGGCCGGAGGCCAGCCGGTGAGTATGGGCAATGTACGAGCGCTGCGAGAGCTATGCGATCGATATGGGATCCGCATCTATCTGGATGCCACTCGCATGGTGGAGAATGCCTTCTTCATCCAGGAGCGGGAGGAGGGATACGCGGATAAGTCCATTGCGGAGATCTTGAAGGAGTTCTGCAGCTACACCGACGGCGCCTGGATGAGCGCGAAAAAGGATAACTTGGTGAACATCGGCGGCTGGCTGGCCGTCAACGACCCGGAGCTTTTCGACACACTCCGCAACATGGTGGTGATCTACGAGGGATTGCACACCTACGGCGGGATGTCCGGGCGCGACATGGAGGCGCTGGCCATCGGCATCCAGGAGGCCGTGCAGGACGACTATGTGCGCGCCCGGGTGGGACAGGTACGCTACCTGGGAGATCTGTTGGATAACTGGGGCATCCCCTTCGTGAAGCCGGTGGGGGGACACGGCATCTTTCTGGACGCTAAGGGTTTCTACCCCCACATCCCCCAGGATCAATTCCCGGCACAGACCCTGGCAGCCGAGCTTTATCGCGAGTCCGGCGTGCGTGGTATGGAGCGGGGCATCGTCAGCGCCGGGCGGGATCCGGAGACGGGGGACCATCGATACCCGGCGCTGGAGCTAACCCGGCTGGCGATCCCCCGCCGGGTATACACCCAGGCGCACATGGATGTGGTCGCCGAGGCCGTCAAGGCCGTATACGACGCCCGGGAGCAGACGAAGGGGCTGCGGATGGTTTACGAGCCGAAGTACCTGCGCTTCTTCCAGGCACGCTTCGAGCCTATCGAGTGA